The genome window CGCATAATTTTGAGGATAAATTACTAAACAACGAAgctaattattattgttctctCTTTATTTTACAGGGGATCAGTGCAATCGTATTCATTTGTACATACCACCGGCGACTCGAAATGGCGTTTTGGCTTCTGTCGGCACGATCCTAAAACGGATACGGCGATGGTGCTGATCACCTATCTGCCCTGGCACGACACTTTCCTTAAGCTGTTAATTGTACTGGCCGAACTGCGGCGTACGGATCGAAATGGCTTTCGAACCTTTCTATCGGAGGCTTACAACAGAGGCGTGCCCGACTCGGGCGGTAGTTTAACGGTATTCTACAGTAGCGGACAGAGCGTAAgttgaatgaaaattaatgCTGTTGACATGTGTGATAAtaattttcttgattttcttACAGCATTTTACATTTGAACGTCCGTTGCAGTTTCAGCTGCCTAGCATACCAGAAAATGTAAGCGTTGACTTTGTCTAATCAACCTTGCTAATTGAGTGAATAAAATGTGATTTATTTCATTGCAGCATAACCTAAATCTGTATTACAATTTTGTGGATCCGAAGGAGATGATCTGTGTATTTGCTGCCATGCTTGCCGAACGGCGAATCATATTCACTTCCAGCCACTTGGATAGGCTCTCCTCTTGCATTCAAGCAGCCAATGCATTCCTCTATCCTATGGTCTGGCAGCACATTTTCATACCGGTGTTGCCTTGGGAATTTAAGGATTACCTGGGTGCACCCATGCCATATCTAATTGGTGTGCCAAAGCCAGTACTCGACACTGTAAGCATTGATCTAAATTTAACCACGGGTCcttattaaagatatattcattttaaatgtaggTTTCCGACGATGAGCTCGGAGAAGTTGTGATCTTAAACTGTGATACGAAGATATTCGAAAGTCCCTTTGATGATGTGCGTTCGCTGCCGCCGGAGATTGTGTCGCAACTTAAGAAATATCTGAGTCACACGCAGGATCACATTGGGGATCGTGTATCGAAAATATTTCTAGGCGCACTGGTACAGCTGATTGGCGGCTATCGGGATGCTGTTGAGTTTCACGACACCTGCAAGACGTTCAATCACGCCAAATTCATTGAATCTCGGCCCGCACATTTGCGTCCCTTTCTAACCAAAATGATGGAGCTGCAGATCTTTGCGCAATTCGTCGACGATCGACTCAAAATGCTCAATAGTGGTTTGGGTTTCTCCGATGAATTCGAACTGGAAACTGTGCGCTATGCAGAAAAGATGAAGAAACGCGGTCGCAACTATGTATTCCTAAAGCAAATGAAGGACAAGGTGAGTGATTCTGCTGATGCAAATGTAATGCTTTCTTGGCTTAGCTATTGCCTTGGTCGGTGTCTCTGTTGCCTTAACCCACTCATTGAGCAATTCCGACATACACCCATTCCACAATCCATACTTCCCACTTTTAAGTTGTGCTACACTTTTTGGGTcttattgtacatacatatatccgtaattttatttatatatacatatatatatatatttatttctatttggtTTGGAGAGCATACATGGATGAAAGAGAGTTCCCCCTGCGCTGTCCCATTACAACTTCCCGATAAATGTTGTGCcgtattttttaagaattgcTAAAACTTTGCTgttttctctttatttattgattttgatcAACCATAttatctttaatttaatttcgatttatttCGCAGTATTATTTGGGAAAGCGCAGTGTTTCGCGAGTGTTTGCCAAGAACTATATTTAATCTGAATGCCATCCGTCCATCACCAAAAATACGAGTAGaatttccacacacacaaaaacacctTTTCACATCAAAATGTTAGTTTTATTGATTcttcctttctctctttttaatCTAGAATTGCACTTAATACTTTAATTCACGgcaaaaataatactttttttttgagtttttttattttcgtatatattttttgtgtttttaacttaattattttttccttAAATGTAGTTTCAATGTTTTTGATAGATATCATCATCAAATACTGGGCGCGCTCCTCATGTCAATTATGGGCAATTccaacacaaaaagaaaatgattatataatacaatacaGGAACACGTTTTGAGCTCGACTTTTTTAAGTTTTCGGggtttatttaattgatttaattcttttttatgtCACATATTTTTCTAAACGAATCCTTCTACAAAAAGGAAcggaaattaaattgtaaattaatataaatatgatgATTCTTGCGGAATCTTGTGGActaaaaatgaatttagtCTCGTTAAAATACTTTCACCAAAGTTCAAAGTTGTCCGCATAAACcacttttcacatttttaacttttttcgCTTTGAATTATGGAATTGCCTATGTACTATGTCTAACGCTAACCGCGCGTCATTTACTTACAACCTCAAATGATAACAAATGTTAGCCTTGGACATATGCAAACATAacgaatgaaatttttatcaACCGGGGTAGTTACacaaatatatcattattatcCAGACACCTTGAATACTGCACACTCGACTAATCGACCCACAAATCtcgaaaatataatttttaacaacCTTGAACCGAAATCATTATGGAAGATCATCAGCATTTTCAAGCCTCATTGCACTAACCCATCATTATTACGTATATATCAGCATTGTCATCGCCTtcataattaacaattaagtAGTAATTAGTTGTAATTTTCATTGTATTCATTGTATTGCTGCGGCGGcttattcatatacatatttctcaTTAATGTATTGTATGTCTGTCGCGTGAATCGTGAATCTCTTTCATATGCTACTTTGGAACTCACGTTGTGTGCTTCTGTGCTTTAtgctcgctcgctcgttcTGGCTTTGAATCGATAATATATCAATCGATCCTACCTACTACTGTATTACTGTATTATCCAAACATGCGCCTAACTTTTGCAGACTAATCCAGCTGTTAAGTCTGCCGTCAAATCGGTGAGTGGTTTAGCTCTATTTTATCTTAATCTCGTAATTCACATACGTTCGATCTGTGTTTCATTTTCGATATATGCCTCTAATTACCCGGCTTGGATTGATCCAATCTCTGTTTGATATTCCGCTAAAGGTCAAGGAGAGTTCGCGTGGCGTTAAGACCGCCTACAAAAAGTGGCGCGACAACGGCAGCCACAATCCCAATCATCAGTTCCACTTTGGCCTCGGCTCGCCACAGCACTCGGATCGACCGGACGGCAGCAACGGTGCTGCATTTGGACGGAAGGTCACCCATCGTTCGGCGCCCAGTTCGCCGGTTTGCAGTAAACGGCTGGAGGGCGAGATTAGCGTGAATGGAGGAGGAATCGCGACACGGGAGCAAACGTCGCTGCAATTGCATCCAGCGCATGGCCAGCCACGTCGTGGCCCTGTTTCGCTGGCCATGTCGAGCTCAAGCAGTCACATACCCGCGAATGGTTCTACGCTGGGTGCGTCAATGCGTGCTAATTGTGATCATCTTGTGGGTGCGTCTCCTGCTGTTAGCTCGGCAAGCTCGATCTGCTCATCGGAGATGAATCTGTCGCAGGAGCTGCAGAATCATCCGCTCTTTAAGACGCCCGCCGTTGATCGCAGCGTAAGTAGCATGGTGCGTGCATACGAGAGTCGGCTGCTGCAGCTCTAAAATGTGTCGCGTTGCATTTGCGTTGCACTGCGTCGCTTGCTTATGTGGCATACAGCTTGTTTATTGTCTCTTTTATCACAAACACTcgttaatattaatttgtgcaTCATTGATGTTGTTTCTATACTACGTGAATAgcgaaacaaaaatattgatgtTACGTTCATTCTTTTCATTGCCTTTTtcatgtgttttttttttctatgtgTGTTGTCTCGTCTCGCCTCGTCTCGTCTCcttgtgtctgtctgtgtgtatcTCTTGTGTATGTACAACTCGATTGTGTTTGCTCATCTTCTTGCAACTTGCAccaccaaaacaaaacaaaaaacaccgCCACCAATCACCGCCATTCGCCATCCGCCATGTGCAGCTTAAGCCAAATGCCGAACACCACAGCACACGATCGCGCACCGCCgctacaaatacaaatggaGCACCGCCAGCACGTCCTCCGCCGCCAACCACACAGCCTGTCTCCTACTACAATCATCCGTATGCGCCCAGCAATTCAACGCATTCGAATGTTGTCGTGGAGTCAAAGCCACCGCGGCACACATCGACGCCTACGAAGGGACGTCAACTGGCGACCACAGACTCCAGTTTTGACAATCCACCGGATATGCAATCGCCACCGATACCGCCAAGGCGTCAATGCAGCGCTAATGCTGTggtggcagccacagccgcCGCGGTGACGGCTGGCATTAATCGACTGGAGCGTAATTGCTGGCAGGATGAGCAGAACGATTCGTTGCGCTGCTCAAACACGTCAACAGGATCGGCGTCATCGtcgtcggcgtcgtcgtcatcCTGCTCGTCGGGTGCCTCGTTTGTAACGGCTGCCTCAAGGTTCTCGCAGCTAAATATGTCCTCGCCGAACGGCTCCGAGCCGGCGCCGATACCAACGCCGCGGGCCAAAAGAGAGGTACATCAGCTGCGCGTCTAGTTGTCTAAGAACGTCCTGGTTGCGGCCCCATAACACATTTACTAACACATTTAGCTCTGCTTATCTATCATTTAATAAGACCCGGCCATTGTTTTTGCACCCCTTCCTTGTAGTAGTTGCGTTGCAATCAATCACTAATCCGCATTTTTCTGCCTGTCATTTAGTAGCCTAACCATTCGCATAATCTGCTTACAATccaaataattgcaaatttgtttgtttatttacacaGTCACCGCGGAGTAATAGTAGCGCACAGCCCCAACCAGAGGATAGCATGAATGATCTGATATCGCTGGACGATAGCAACAACACTAGCTTCGATCTGGAGGACTTCGATCCGCTCAATCAGAATGCAAGACCCTTGCCACCGCTGGGCAGTAAACatttcaacagcaacaagaccAAGTCAAGCACACTGCCCGCCGGCGTCACCAGCAGCGTGGTTATGCAGGCCAATAATAGTGTCAACAATCCGCTGTATCCATACTTTGCGCCCAAGCACATGGCCACTGTGGCTGCGGTCACAAATCGAGTGACTCCGTTGCCCCCACAAATACAACGCAACAACATGACAGGTGTGAAGCCGGATGATGACTTTGAGCTGTTGCGAAAATATGGGCTAGATCAGTTCTCATTAAATGTAACCACGACGACAACGACTCCGAGCAATACCACAACGCCAGCATTAACCGCAGGCGCTGGCGTTGGCAAGGGAATGAATAACTGGACGACCTTTGACTAATGATATAAGAAAGGAGACGTTTTCGTCGTCGTGTGTTTGCTGGgaaagtataccaaaataagTGTGATTAGGTTTATGATTGTGTTGTATATAGCTAGATATAGAAGGAGGAGTAGTAGGCAAGTTACCTGCGATAACAAACTATGATATCAGACAAAaccttaaatattattattcttgcatacaaacaaatacatacatacataaatataccgtTAAATATACGTCATATTCTAGTTATACACATGTTTGGTAGTTCAGTGACCgtttcaaaatcaaaactttTGTGTGGCTTATATATCgatgaaaacaaacaacaaatgcatcaaaagaaaactcacaaCGAGCAACTTATTTCACATGAATACCAACATTTGACTTCCAAATCAAAAGACACATGAGAATTTAGTGTAGCCAGAATTTAATCCAATTAgcttataaacaaattaattcaaattgcaaatacatattatatatatgaacaaatcaaacacaaacattgaacaattatttatttgccttgTGTTCGGCCATGCAGCTTAGAATACGTTGCTGCAGAGCCTTCGCACCCTTTAGATTAATCTCTTCATAGTCTGGCAGCAGCTTCTGCATTCGCTGCAGCCATCCGTTAATCTCCAGATACCGTTCCTGGTCTATAGGAACAAGCAACTCCAGTGTAATCAGCGTCGTGTGAATGGATATATCAGCCACGCTTAGTTCAGTGCCAACAACGAAGCTGCCCTGATTTAAAAATTGCTCTAACGAGGCATATGCATTGTGACAAAGTTCTAAGGAGCGCGCATTGAACTCAGCCTCGCCACCGTATATATTCCGTGCCACAATGTCTTTGATCACCTGAAAGAGCACGCCGTTCTCATAGTGCATGCGATGATCGATGTGTGCACGACGCTTCAAGTCTTTCGAATACAATTCATCATCTTTAGCATACTTGGCCACCATGAAACATATAATTGCATGACTAAGAACAAGCACTTTGAAAACGAGTTTCTTAATTGATCCAGTTTCGTACGCACCTATC of Drosophila nasuta strain 15112-1781.00 chromosome 3, ASM2355853v1, whole genome shotgun sequence contains these proteins:
- the LOC132788628 gene encoding DENN domain-containing protein 1A isoform X5: MGSRIKNDVKKLFEFWCEVKPTRGIDRGTISRNGGGTATPAGVIIESFPEGFRDKEVLTGIPSFAFPCDIERGSVQSYSFVHTTGDSKWRFGFCRHDPKTDTAMVLITYLPWHDTFLKLLIVLAELRRTDRNGFRTFLSEAYNRGVPDSGGSLTVFYSSGQSHFTFERPLQFQLPSIPENHNLNLYYNFVDPKEMICVFAAMLAERRIIFTSSHLDRLSSCIQAANAFLYPMVWQHIFIPVLPWEFKDYLGAPMPYLIGVPKPVLDTVSDDELGEVVILNCDTKIFESPFDDVRSLPPEIVSQLKKYLSHTQDHIGDRVSKIFLGALVQLIGGYRDAVEFHDTCKTFNHAKFIESRPAHLRPFLTKMMELQIFAQFVDDRLKMLNSGLGFSDEFELETVRYAEKMKKRGRNYVFLKQMKDKTNPAVKSAVKSVKESSRGVKTAYKKWRDNGSHNPNHQFHFGLGSPQHSDRPDGSNGAAFGRKVTHRSAPSSPVCSKRLEGEISVNGGGIATREQTSLQLHPAHGQPRRGPVSLAMSSSSSHIPANGSTLGASMRANCDHLVGASPAVSSASSICSSEMNLSQELQNHPLFKTPAVDRSVSSMSPRSNSSAQPQPEDSMNDLISLDDSNNTSFDLEDFDPLNQNARPLPPLGSKHFNSNKTKSSTLPAGVTSSVVMQANNSVNNPLYPYFAPKHMATVAAVTNRVTPLPPQIQRNNMTGVKPDDDFELLRKYGLDQFSLNVTTTTTTPSNTTTPALTAGAGVGKGMNNWTTFD
- the LOC132788628 gene encoding DENN domain-containing protein 1A isoform X6 — translated: MGSRIKNDVKKLFEFWCEVKPTRGIDRGTISRNGGGTATPAGVIIESFPEGFRDKEVLTGIPSFAFPCDIERGSVQSYSFVHTTGDSKWRFGFCRHDPKTDTAMVLITYLPWHDTFLKLLIVLAELRRTDRNGFRTFLSEAYNRGVPDSGGSLTVFYSSGQSHFTFERPLQFQLPSIPENHNLNLYYNFVDPKEMICVFAAMLAERRIIFTSSHLDRLSSCIQAANAFLYPMVWQHIFIPVLPWEFKDYLGAPMPYLIGVPKPVLDTVSDDELGEVVILNCDTKIFESPFDDVRSLPPEIVSQLKKYLSHTQDHIGDRVSKIFLGALVQLIGGYRDAVEFHDTCKTFNHAKFIESRPAHLRPFLTKMMELQIFAQFVDDRLKMLNSGLGFSDEFELETVRYAEKMKKRGRNYVFLKQMKDKTNPAVKSAVKSVKESSRGVKTAYKKWRDNGSHNPNHQFHFGLGSPQHSDRPDGSNGAAFGRKVTHRSAPSSPVCSKRLEGEISVNGGGIATREQTSLQLHPAHGQPRRGPVSLAMSSSSSHIPANGSTLGASMRANCDHLVGASPAVSSASSICSSEMNLSQELQNHPLFKTPAVDRSSPRSNSSAQPQPEDSMNDLISLDDSNNTSFDLEDFDPLNQNARPLPPLGSKHFNSNKTKSSTLPAGVTSSVVMQANNSVNNPLYPYFAPKHMATVAAVTNRVTPLPPQIQRNNMTGVKPDDDFELLRKYGLDQFSLNVTTTTTTPSNTTTPALTAGAGVGKGMNNWTTFD
- the LOC132788628 gene encoding uncharacterized protein LOC132788628 isoform X4, whose product is MGSRIKNDVKKLFEFWCEVKPTRGIDRGTISRNGGGTATPAGVIIESFPEGFRDKEVLTGIPSFAFPCDIERGSVQSYSFVHTTGDSKWRFGFCRHDPKTDTAMVLITYLPWHDTFLKLLIVLAELRRTDRNGFRTFLSEAYNRGVPDSGGSLTVFYSSGQSHFTFERPLQFQLPSIPENHNLNLYYNFVDPKEMICVFAAMLAERRIIFTSSHLDRLSSCIQAANAFLYPMVWQHIFIPVLPWEFKDYLGAPMPYLIGVPKPVLDTVSDDELGEVVILNCDTKIFESPFDDVRSLPPEIVSQLKKYLSHTQDHIGDRVSKIFLGALVQLIGGYRDAVEFHDTCKTFNHAKFIESRPAHLRPFLTKMMELQIFAQFVDDRLKMLNSGLGFSDEFELETVRYAEKMKKRGRNYVFLKQMKDKVKESSRGVKTAYKKWRDNGSHNPNHQFHFGLGSPQHSDRPDGSNGAAFGRKVTHRSAPSSPVCSKRLEGEISVNGGGIATREQTSLQLHPAHGQPRRGPVSLAMSSSSSHIPANGSTLGASMRANCDHLVGASPAVSSASSICSSEMNLSQELQNHPLFKTPAVDRSLKPNAEHHSTRSRTAATNTNGAPPARPPPPTTQPVSYYNHPYAPSNSTHSNVVVESKPPRHTSTPTKGRQLATTDSSFDNPPDMQSPPIPPRRQCSANAVVAATAAAVTAGINRLERNCWQDEQNDSLRCSNTSTGSASSSSASSSSCSSGASFVTAASRFSQLNMSSPNGSEPAPIPTPRAKRESPRSNSSAQPQPEDSMNDLISLDDSNNTSFDLEDFDPLNQNARPLPPLGSKHFNSNKTKSSTLPAGVTSSVVMQANNSVNNPLYPYFAPKHMATVAAVTNRVTPLPPQIQRNNMTGVKPDDDFELLRKYGLDQFSLNVTTTTTTPSNTTTPALTAGAGVGKGMNNWTTFD
- the LOC132788628 gene encoding uncharacterized protein LOC132788628 isoform X1; amino-acid sequence: MGSRIKNDVKKLFEFWCEVKPTRGIDRGTISRNGGGTATPAGVIIESFPEGFRDKEVLTGIPSFAFPCDIERGSVQSYSFVHTTGDSKWRFGFCRHDPKTDTAMVLITYLPWHDTFLKLLIVLAELRRTDRNGFRTFLSEAYNRGVPDSGGSLTVFYSSGQSHFTFERPLQFQLPSIPENHNLNLYYNFVDPKEMICVFAAMLAERRIIFTSSHLDRLSSCIQAANAFLYPMVWQHIFIPVLPWEFKDYLGAPMPYLIGVPKPVLDTVSDDELGEVVILNCDTKIFESPFDDVRSLPPEIVSQLKKYLSHTQDHIGDRVSKIFLGALVQLIGGYRDAVEFHDTCKTFNHAKFIESRPAHLRPFLTKMMELQIFAQFVDDRLKMLNSGLGFSDEFELETVRYAEKMKKRGRNYVFLKQMKDKTNPAVKSAVKSVKESSRGVKTAYKKWRDNGSHNPNHQFHFGLGSPQHSDRPDGSNGAAFGRKVTHRSAPSSPVCSKRLEGEISVNGGGIATREQTSLQLHPAHGQPRRGPVSLAMSSSSSHIPANGSTLGASMRANCDHLVGASPAVSSASSICSSEMNLSQELQNHPLFKTPAVDRSVSSMLKPNAEHHSTRSRTAATNTNGAPPARPPPPTTQPVSYYNHPYAPSNSTHSNVVVESKPPRHTSTPTKGRQLATTDSSFDNPPDMQSPPIPPRRQCSANAVVAATAAAVTAGINRLERNCWQDEQNDSLRCSNTSTGSASSSSASSSSCSSGASFVTAASRFSQLNMSSPNGSEPAPIPTPRAKRESPRSNSSAQPQPEDSMNDLISLDDSNNTSFDLEDFDPLNQNARPLPPLGSKHFNSNKTKSSTLPAGVTSSVVMQANNSVNNPLYPYFAPKHMATVAAVTNRVTPLPPQIQRNNMTGVKPDDDFELLRKYGLDQFSLNVTTTTTTPSNTTTPALTAGAGVGKGMNNWTTFD
- the LOC132788628 gene encoding uncharacterized protein LOC132788628 isoform X2, which produces MGSRIKNDVKKLFEFWCEVKPTRGIDRGTISRNGGGTATPAGVIIESFPEGFRDKEVLTGIPSFAFPCDIERGSVQSYSFVHTTGDSKWRFGFCRHDPKTDTAMVLITYLPWHDTFLKLLIVLAELRRTDRNGFRTFLSEAYNRGVPDSGGSLTVFYSSGQSHFTFERPLQFQLPSIPENHNLNLYYNFVDPKEMICVFAAMLAERRIIFTSSHLDRLSSCIQAANAFLYPMVWQHIFIPVLPWEFKDYLGAPMPYLIGVPKPVLDTVSDDELGEVVILNCDTKIFESPFDDVRSLPPEIVSQLKKYLSHTQDHIGDRVSKIFLGALVQLIGGYRDAVEFHDTCKTFNHAKFIESRPAHLRPFLTKMMELQIFAQFVDDRLKMLNSGLGFSDEFELETVRYAEKMKKRGRNYVFLKQMKDKTNPAVKSAVKSVKESSRGVKTAYKKWRDNGSHNPNHQFHFGLGSPQHSDRPDGSNGAAFGRKVTHRSAPSSPVCSKRLEGEISVNGGGIATREQTSLQLHPAHGQPRRGPVSLAMSSSSSHIPANGSTLGASMRANCDHLVGASPAVSSASSICSSEMNLSQELQNHPLFKTPAVDRSLKPNAEHHSTRSRTAATNTNGAPPARPPPPTTQPVSYYNHPYAPSNSTHSNVVVESKPPRHTSTPTKGRQLATTDSSFDNPPDMQSPPIPPRRQCSANAVVAATAAAVTAGINRLERNCWQDEQNDSLRCSNTSTGSASSSSASSSSCSSGASFVTAASRFSQLNMSSPNGSEPAPIPTPRAKRESPRSNSSAQPQPEDSMNDLISLDDSNNTSFDLEDFDPLNQNARPLPPLGSKHFNSNKTKSSTLPAGVTSSVVMQANNSVNNPLYPYFAPKHMATVAAVTNRVTPLPPQIQRNNMTGVKPDDDFELLRKYGLDQFSLNVTTTTTTPSNTTTPALTAGAGVGKGMNNWTTFD
- the LOC132788628 gene encoding DENN domain-containing protein 1A isoform X7, with the protein product MGSRIKNDVKKLFEFWCEVKPTRGIDRGTISRNGGGTATPAGVIIESFPEGFRDKEVLTGIPSFAFPCDIERGSVQSYSFVHTTGDSKWRFGFCRHDPKTDTAMVLITYLPWHDTFLKLLIVLAELRRTDRNGFRTFLSEAYNRGVPDSGGSLTVFYSSGQSHFTFERPLQFQLPSIPENHNLNLYYNFVDPKEMICVFAAMLAERRIIFTSSHLDRLSSCIQAANAFLYPMVWQHIFIPVLPWEFKDYLGAPMPYLIGVPKPVLDTVSDDELGEVVILNCDTKIFESPFDDVRSLPPEIVSQLKKYLSHTQDHIGDRVSKIFLGALVQLIGGYRDAVEFHDTCKTFNHAKFIESRPAHLRPFLTKMMELQIFAQFVDDRLKMLNSGLGFSDEFELETVRYAEKMKKRGRNYVFLKQMKDKSPRSNSSAQPQPEDSMNDLISLDDSNNTSFDLEDFDPLNQNARPLPPLGSKHFNSNKTKSSTLPAGVTSSVVMQANNSVNNPLYPYFAPKHMATVAAVTNRVTPLPPQIQRNNMTGVKPDDDFELLRKYGLDQFSLNVTTTTTTPSNTTTPALTAGAGVGKGMNNWTTFD
- the LOC132788628 gene encoding DENN domain-containing protein 1A isoform X3, which gives rise to MGSRIKNDVKKLFEFWCEVKPTRGIDRGTISRNGGGTATPAGVIIESFPEGFRDKEVLTGIPSFAFPCDIERGSVQSYSFVHTTGDSKWRFGFCRHDPKTDTAMVLITYLPWHDTFLKLLIVLAELRRTDRNGFRTFLSEAYNRGVPDSGGSLTVFYSSGQSHFTFERPLQFQLPSIPENHNLNLYYNFVDPKEMICVFAAMLAERRIIFTSSHLDRLSSCIQAANAFLYPMVWQHIFIPVLPWEFKDYLGAPMPYLIGVPKPVLDTVSDDELGEVVILNCDTKIFESPFDDVRSLPPEIVSQLKKYLSHTQDHIGDRVSKIFLGALVQLIGGYRDAVEFHDTCKTFNHAKFIESRPAHLRPFLTKMMELQIFAQFVDDRLKMLNSGLGFSDEFELETVRYAEKMKKRGRNYVFLKQMKDKVKESSRGVKTAYKKWRDNGSHNPNHQFHFGLGSPQHSDRPDGSNGAAFGRKVTHRSAPSSPVCSKRLEGEISVNGGGIATREQTSLQLHPAHGQPRRGPVSLAMSSSSSHIPANGSTLGASMRANCDHLVGASPAVSSASSICSSEMNLSQELQNHPLFKTPAVDRSVSSMLKPNAEHHSTRSRTAATNTNGAPPARPPPPTTQPVSYYNHPYAPSNSTHSNVVVESKPPRHTSTPTKGRQLATTDSSFDNPPDMQSPPIPPRRQCSANAVVAATAAAVTAGINRLERNCWQDEQNDSLRCSNTSTGSASSSSASSSSCSSGASFVTAASRFSQLNMSSPNGSEPAPIPTPRAKRESPRSNSSAQPQPEDSMNDLISLDDSNNTSFDLEDFDPLNQNARPLPPLGSKHFNSNKTKSSTLPAGVTSSVVMQANNSVNNPLYPYFAPKHMATVAAVTNRVTPLPPQIQRNNMTGVKPDDDFELLRKYGLDQFSLNVTTTTTTPSNTTTPALTAGAGVGKGMNNWTTFD
- the LOC132788639 gene encoding glutathione S-transferase 1 produces the protein MHEKPSLYYALFSPPARACILTAKLIGLDLNLIAVDFSKKEHLSPEFLKLNPQHQIPVFVDTDGEVYVDSHAIICFMVAKYAKDDELYSKDLKRRAHIDHRMHYENGVLFQVIKDIVARNIYGGEAEFNARSLELCHNAYASLEQFLNQGSFVVGTELSVADISIHTTLITLELLVPIDQERYLEINGWLQRMQKLLPDYEEINLKGAKALQQRILSCMAEHKANK